A part of Melittangium boletus DSM 14713 genomic DNA contains:
- a CDS encoding ATP-binding response regulator has protein sequence MSLVLVADDEPAVREVLSQVVEDLGHDVIQARDGEEAWQLARARRPNLIVTDHMMPRLSGLDLCRRVHGDEVLGGVPIILLSAVLPHGAPEAYAFLHKPFEITEFEGLIRKALAQAPRPKPLEGASAMEVLGDWVAQGFERPLTTARIELERLCAEGKADAGALETLGAQVRTLEALTRDFQEAAHLAARAVTLKPVMADLGARLSQALEVSRSRMPAVRWLLSMPESPVELRCDPARVHRMMAALLTQAGRHGGEVRVELESTPAMVTMRVKDQGPELSDEERHRLFEPFRAEGPGGGLGLYIASELARLHGGGLSVESTSGQGTTFSVVLPRG, from the coding sequence ATGAGTCTCGTCCTGGTAGCGGACGATGAGCCCGCGGTGCGCGAAGTGCTCAGTCAGGTCGTCGAGGACCTGGGGCACGATGTGATCCAGGCGCGCGATGGCGAGGAGGCGTGGCAACTCGCCCGGGCGCGTCGGCCGAATCTGATTGTGACGGATCACATGATGCCGCGCCTGAGCGGCCTGGACCTGTGCCGGCGGGTGCACGGCGACGAGGTCCTGGGCGGCGTGCCCATCATCCTGTTGAGCGCGGTGCTCCCCCATGGTGCGCCCGAGGCCTACGCCTTCCTCCACAAGCCCTTTGAAATCACGGAGTTCGAGGGCCTCATCCGCAAGGCACTCGCCCAGGCGCCCCGGCCCAAGCCGTTGGAGGGGGCCTCCGCGATGGAAGTGCTCGGCGACTGGGTGGCGCAGGGCTTCGAGCGGCCCTTGACCACGGCGCGCATCGAGCTGGAGCGGCTGTGCGCGGAGGGCAAGGCGGATGCGGGGGCGCTGGAGACGCTCGGGGCCCAGGTGCGCACGCTGGAGGCCCTGACGCGTGACTTCCAGGAAGCGGCACACCTGGCGGCGCGAGCGGTGACGCTCAAGCCCGTGATGGCGGACCTGGGCGCTCGGCTGAGTCAGGCGCTGGAGGTGTCCCGGTCGCGGATGCCCGCGGTGCGCTGGCTGCTGTCGATGCCGGAGTCGCCCGTGGAGCTGCGCTGTGATCCCGCGCGGGTGCACCGCATGATGGCCGCGCTGCTGACCCAGGCGGGCCGGCACGGGGGCGAGGTCCGGGTGGAACTCGAGTCCACGCCCGCCATGGTGACCATGCGGGTGAAGGATCAGGGGCCGGAGTTGTCCGACGAGGAGCGCCACCGCCTCTTCGAGCCCTTCCGCGCGGAAGGGCCCGGGGGCGGGCTGGGCCTGTACATCGCCTCGGAGCTGGCGCGATTGCATGGCGGCGGGCTCTCCGTGGAGTCCACGAGCGGGCAGGGCACGACGTTCAGCGTGGTCCTGCCCCGGGGTTGA
- a CDS encoding agmatinase family protein, which yields MSAPFDPSAAAAPGSGIFGLPHSPEEAHVVLIPVPFEATTSYGGGTSEGPNAILEASRQVDLFDVETGRPYARGIALLPEPEQWRAWNTRAKERAVPIVEAGGVDPSQPELQAASAEVNGLCEQLHEAVYQTAKEWLAKGKRVAALGGDHSISYGIIRAHAEKYPGLGVLHLDAHADLRDAYEGFTWSHASIMHNVAERIPGVKSLVQVALRDMSEEEHGYIENSGGRVRAFFDSDLQRKRFDGVPWNHQVDEMIQHLPQNVYLSFDIDGLDPTLCPHTGTPVPGGLSFPEAVALIAGVVRSGRTIVGFDLTEVAPDPEGGEWDGNVGARLLYKMIGWMLKSERT from the coding sequence ATGTCCGCCCCCTTCGATCCCAGCGCCGCCGCCGCCCCTGGCTCCGGCATCTTCGGCCTCCCCCACTCCCCCGAGGAGGCGCACGTCGTCCTCATCCCCGTACCCTTCGAGGCCACCACCAGCTATGGCGGGGGCACCTCGGAGGGCCCCAATGCCATCCTCGAGGCCAGCCGTCAGGTGGACCTCTTCGACGTGGAGACGGGCCGTCCTTACGCGCGCGGCATCGCCCTGCTGCCCGAGCCCGAGCAGTGGCGTGCCTGGAACACCCGCGCCAAGGAGCGCGCCGTGCCCATCGTGGAGGCCGGCGGCGTCGATCCCTCCCAGCCCGAGCTCCAGGCCGCCTCCGCCGAGGTCAACGGCCTGTGCGAGCAGTTGCACGAGGCCGTCTACCAGACCGCCAAGGAGTGGTTGGCCAAGGGCAAGCGCGTGGCGGCCCTGGGTGGAGACCACTCCATCTCCTACGGCATCATCCGCGCCCACGCGGAGAAGTACCCCGGGCTGGGGGTGCTCCACCTGGATGCGCATGCCGATCTGCGCGACGCCTACGAGGGCTTCACCTGGTCCCACGCGTCCATCATGCACAACGTGGCCGAGCGGATTCCGGGCGTGAAGTCGCTCGTCCAGGTCGCCCTGCGCGACATGAGCGAGGAGGAGCACGGCTACATCGAGAACTCGGGCGGCCGCGTGCGGGCCTTCTTCGACTCGGACCTGCAGCGCAAGCGCTTCGACGGCGTCCCCTGGAACCACCAGGTCGACGAGATGATCCAGCACCTGCCCCAGAACGTGTACCTGTCCTTCGACATCGACGGGCTGGATCCCACGCTCTGCCCCCACACGGGTACGCCCGTGCCCGGAGGTCTGTCCTTCCCCGAGGCCGTGGCGCTCATCGCCGGAGTGGTCCGCTCGGGCCGAACCATCGTCGGCTTCGATCTGACCGAGGTGGCTCCGGATCCCGAAGGCGGCGAGTGGGATGGCAACGTGGGCGCGCGGCTGCTCTACAAGATGATCGGCTGGATGCTGAAGTCCGAGCGGACCTGA
- a CDS encoding serine/threonine protein kinase, whose protein sequence is MSQVRYHPLGPLLSGEGSRAFLGLALEDERPPRPVVLVWAPPEVARDAELSGLLQRETQRAVVLDHPNILRVHGLIQLEAGLARITEFADGESLRRLLEVRPRIPPAFAALIATEVAMGIHYAHLAGNDDGTPLVHGDLRPETVMVSFEGVCKVAGYGALSVAPRERNGRRVRNRRNYSAPEQVVGGREAFTTRTDVFLLGLLLHECLSGRMPFQDAPDADQAVLTRPLAPLPGDVPRALTQVITRATAKRAQERYASALEFRDAVVEAVEGIIPPSSAFADFLHHLFPADRDARATRHQMLEMGLAEVARRASLTGVPAVPSGTPLVPPRASGGTPRVAAAPEDGVEVDVSFEMPFEDEDANTVDSVLEITGRHARPGVARPLPREEPPPAPAPSRAAPPEDEDEAPVPPKRRSCVPLIAGLATAAAATVGILVWSGQRMASVVPPSTPVATASPATAPKEPPPSTIPAPATAPTEALAKAPSDDAGTPSAQAAAATDDGGTPSPNGEVKLASDTRPGAPTSTPATEVSTQLKLFVVPPVEVSLAGKPLGKTPLTVPLAPGPYTLELRNLAKGVRTTRDVTVGTKKLTTQRFMLGRGSVQVKAPAGSVILLNGRKAGRTLSLWEGEHQLVVTSPKGRWEKSFHLAPRQKMTFDVTREQQ, encoded by the coding sequence ATGAGTCAGGTTCGCTACCATCCCCTGGGCCCCCTCCTCTCGGGAGAGGGCTCTCGTGCATTCCTTGGACTCGCGCTCGAGGACGAGCGCCCTCCCCGGCCGGTGGTGCTTGTCTGGGCGCCTCCCGAGGTCGCCCGGGACGCCGAGCTGTCCGGGCTGCTCCAGCGCGAGACGCAGCGAGCCGTTGTCCTCGATCACCCCAACATCCTGCGAGTGCATGGGCTCATCCAGCTGGAGGCCGGACTCGCCCGCATCACCGAGTTCGCCGATGGCGAGTCCCTGCGGCGGCTGCTGGAAGTCCGCCCGCGCATTCCGCCCGCCTTCGCCGCGTTGATCGCGACGGAGGTGGCCATGGGCATCCACTACGCGCACCTGGCGGGCAATGATGACGGCACGCCGCTCGTGCATGGAGACCTGCGCCCGGAAACCGTCATGGTCTCCTTCGAGGGCGTGTGCAAGGTGGCGGGCTATGGCGCCCTGAGCGTGGCGCCGCGCGAGCGCAATGGCCGCCGCGTGCGCAACCGCCGCAACTACAGCGCGCCCGAGCAGGTCGTGGGAGGCCGGGAGGCCTTCACCACCCGCACCGACGTGTTCCTCCTGGGACTGCTGTTGCACGAATGCCTCTCGGGGCGCATGCCCTTCCAGGACGCACCGGACGCGGATCAGGCCGTGCTCACCCGTCCGCTCGCGCCCCTGCCCGGAGACGTGCCGCGCGCGCTGACCCAGGTGATCACGCGCGCCACCGCCAAGCGCGCCCAGGAGCGGTACGCCAGCGCGCTCGAGTTCCGCGATGCCGTGGTGGAGGCCGTCGAGGGAATCATCCCGCCCTCCAGCGCCTTCGCCGACTTCCTCCACCACCTCTTCCCGGCGGACCGGGACGCCCGGGCCACGCGCCACCAGATGCTGGAGATGGGCCTGGCGGAGGTGGCTCGCCGCGCCTCGCTCACGGGCGTGCCCGCCGTGCCCTCGGGAACCCCGCTCGTGCCCCCGAGAGCCTCCGGCGGCACGCCCCGGGTCGCCGCCGCGCCCGAGGACGGCGTCGAGGTGGACGTCTCCTTCGAGATGCCCTTCGAGGACGAGGACGCCAACACCGTGGACTCCGTGTTGGAGATCACCGGCCGGCATGCCCGTCCCGGTGTGGCCCGCCCCCTGCCTCGCGAGGAGCCACCACCCGCCCCCGCTCCGAGCCGCGCGGCGCCACCCGAGGACGAGGACGAGGCGCCCGTGCCGCCCAAGCGGCGCTCGTGCGTTCCGCTCATCGCCGGACTGGCCACCGCCGCCGCGGCCACCGTGGGCATCCTCGTGTGGTCCGGACAGCGGATGGCCTCGGTGGTGCCACCCTCGACTCCGGTGGCCACCGCCTCTCCCGCGACGGCGCCCAAGGAGCCACCTCCTTCCACCATCCCCGCTCCGGCCACGGCCCCCACGGAAGCGCTCGCGAAGGCGCCCTCGGATGATGCCGGCACGCCTTCCGCCCAGGCCGCCGCGGCGACGGATGACGGCGGCACCCCCTCGCCCAACGGTGAGGTGAAGCTCGCCTCGGACACGCGGCCCGGCGCGCCCACGAGCACCCCGGCCACCGAGGTGTCCACCCAGCTCAAGCTCTTCGTGGTGCCTCCGGTGGAGGTGTCACTCGCGGGCAAGCCCCTGGGCAAGACGCCCCTGACGGTGCCGCTCGCGCCCGGGCCGTACACGCTCGAGTTGCGCAACCTCGCCAAGGGCGTGCGCACCACCCGGGACGTCACCGTGGGCACGAAGAAACTGACGACCCAGCGCTTCATGCTGGGCCGGGGCTCCGTCCAGGTGAAGGCCCCCGCGGGCTCCGTCATCCTGCTCAACGGCCGCAAGGCGGGGCGGACCCTCTCGCTGTGGGAGGGAGAGCACCAGCTCGTCGTCACCTCCCCCAAGGGCCGTTGGGAGAAGTCCTTCCATCTGGCGCCCCGCCAGAAAATGACGTTCGATGTGACGCGCGAACAGCAGTGA
- a CDS encoding trypsin-like peptidase domain-containing protein, producing MKSQAMRWSMGLLAVLLTVGGTPARADMARRRNEVVEVVQKVSPAVVFIGTEQEVESPFRGRRSVMEEFFGAPPQAQRTQGLGSGVLVDPSGIIITNDHVIRGASAIHVVLADGRELEAEVVGSDANNDVAVLKVKSKEPLPAAKLGTSADLMIGETVVAIGSPFGLSKTVTSGVVSATGRTFKADGRTYNDFIQTDAAINPGNSGGPLLNVDGDVIGINTAIFASAQGIGFAIPADKVRRIMDELTRFGKVRPAWVGLEVQGLSPRLARQLGWDRTYGVVATEVEPGSPAEQAGVRRGDVLAEMGGSRISDAEDYITRARGYPARAAFPLVVFREGAQRTLQVTPTEFPPQLVEALGWNRLGLRVKPVRGAMAVQAVRPGSAADDVGLEPGDLIVRVNNQPVAEPASFQEALLTARGTRSVLLLVRRGRYGYHVTLPF from the coding sequence GTGAAGAGCCAAGCAATGCGCTGGAGCATGGGACTTCTCGCGGTGCTGTTGACGGTGGGTGGCACACCCGCTCGCGCCGACATGGCCCGGCGGCGCAACGAAGTGGTGGAGGTGGTGCAGAAGGTCTCCCCCGCCGTCGTCTTCATCGGCACCGAGCAGGAGGTGGAGTCTCCCTTCCGGGGCCGGCGCTCCGTCATGGAGGAGTTCTTCGGCGCGCCCCCCCAGGCCCAGCGCACCCAGGGCCTGGGCAGCGGCGTGCTCGTGGACCCCAGTGGCATCATCATCACCAATGATCACGTCATCCGGGGCGCCTCCGCCATCCACGTGGTGCTGGCCGATGGGCGGGAGCTGGAGGCCGAGGTCGTGGGCAGCGACGCCAACAACGACGTGGCCGTGCTCAAGGTGAAGTCCAAGGAGCCCCTGCCCGCGGCGAAGCTGGGCACGAGCGCGGATCTGATGATCGGCGAGACGGTGGTGGCCATCGGCAGTCCCTTCGGCCTGAGCAAGACGGTGACGTCCGGCGTGGTGAGCGCCACGGGCCGCACCTTCAAGGCGGACGGGCGCACCTACAACGACTTCATCCAGACGGACGCGGCCATCAATCCGGGCAACTCGGGCGGGCCCCTGCTCAACGTGGACGGCGACGTCATCGGCATCAACACCGCCATCTTCGCCAGCGCCCAGGGCATCGGCTTCGCCATCCCCGCGGACAAGGTGCGCCGGATCATGGACGAGCTCACCCGCTTCGGAAAGGTGCGCCCCGCGTGGGTGGGCCTCGAGGTGCAGGGCCTGTCGCCCCGGCTCGCGCGCCAGCTCGGGTGGGATCGCACCTATGGCGTCGTCGCCACCGAGGTGGAGCCCGGCAGTCCCGCCGAGCAGGCGGGCGTGCGCCGGGGAGACGTGCTCGCGGAGATGGGGGGCTCGCGCATCTCCGACGCCGAGGACTACATCACCCGGGCTCGGGGCTATCCCGCCCGCGCCGCCTTTCCCCTCGTCGTCTTCCGCGAAGGCGCGCAGCGCACCCTCCAGGTGACGCCCACGGAGTTCCCGCCCCAGCTCGTGGAAGCGTTGGGATGGAACCGTCTGGGCCTCCGGGTGAAGCCCGTGCGCGGGGCCATGGCCGTCCAGGCGGTGCGCCCCGGTTCGGCGGCGGACGACGTGGGACTGGAGCCGGGAGATCTCATCGTTCGGGTGAACAACCAGCCGGTCGCTGAGCCCGCTTCCTTCCAGGAGGCCCTACTGACCGCGCGGGGGACAAGAAGCGTCCTGCTGCTCGTGAGGCGAGGGCGCTACGGCTACCACGTCACCCTGCCTTTCTAG